In Cryptomeria japonica chromosome 5, Sugi_1.0, whole genome shotgun sequence, the genomic window AAGAAGTCACTAAGAGTAGTGAGAGGGGCATGTGCCCCAAACATCATTGCTAAAAGTAATTAAGGATGCTTAAAATTTAAATCTCCTATTACCAAGATGTAGTAAAATGACTTAAAAAGTTGTCAAAGGATATTTCGCAACTCTATGATTGACCAATAAGTTTGATGCATATTTGGATTTTGTACACAATGAATTAAAAATTTGTCAAATGATATTTCGTAAATCCATGATTGACCAataattttgatgcatatttgaCTTTTGTAcacaatgcaaaaatgcaaaatctgtAAAGGGCTTTCGTGCTTCTTCCAAATTACTTTTTgagttttcatttttgaaaaaattatttgCATGGATCATTAATCACTACCAAGGATTCACCTTCTATCACTAATCATTGAACCTTTAATAATGAGGAAGAAAGTGCAATCCCATTTACTATCTTTTCGTATTTTACTTATTTTTAATGTACCGAGAAGAGAGAACCTCCCTAACCAAAGTCATCATTCTCTTTGTAGAGAATCACATGTCCTTGATTTGATTAGGTTTTCACTTGAAgcaacatcaaaatttagtttgataaaACCAACCAAAAGTTCAAGTCAAACCATTTTCCCTCCCTAATTATTTATCTCTTATCTTTTTTATTAGGAAAGACGCATACTTTTCTAACAATGCAACATTGTAAGACACAATCAATTGTTGGTAAGGAAGCAGGTGGAGGCATTTGgaaacattcaaaactaatttCCTCAAGTATCTCAAAGAATCCAACAAGGCACCAAGCAAGTTTAGAGAATTTTCCAAATGTTATTGAGTTCTTGTGGGATCTTATTTTTAGAAACATTTTATCTCCCACCTaaaatttgtaatatattttttcaaGATCTAAATAATTTTTCTCTATATTTGAAGCTTCTTTAATCTTTTATTGAATAATATAAATCTATTTATCATATCTCTATAGCATTTCAATTCTAATGAACATAATGTTCTTACCACCTCAAACGTGTTTAACTCATTTTGCCATATAGTGTCTCAAATTGAGTCTTTTTAATAAAACAATTCAATATAAATTTGTATTAACTAATAAGATCTCCTTATGGAATTTCAAGCCCCTACAATTTATTTTTAGGAGTTTGTGTCATGCTTCCAAAAGAAATATAGGCACTAAACAAATAAAGGCATAAAAAatcattcattttttattattgtacaTTTACATCTCTAGTGCATTAAAGAAAAAGTTTTGAGTAATGTGATTGAAAAGAATCGGAAAAAATATTTTCACTAGATGAAAATAAACTAAATTTCTAATAAGAAAAGCATAAAGATATAAGTCCTAAAAAACCCTCACTTACTATGTCAAAAATTACTCTCTTAAAACTGAAAAAATATATATCATAATTTGAATGAAATTATGGAAATCTAATTAATCAATAAAAGTTCATAGACAAACTTTCTTGACAACACTAATTCTTTCAAATTTATTATCTCAAACACCAAAATAATGCTTACAATGTCTATTTTGTAGTATGGTGGCTATATGGAaggtttatttttatctttttatgtaATATTATGTTGTTATCCCAAACAATGAGGGTGGTGAAAAGATCCTTTAATATTGTACAAATAGTTGAAAAATAAATACTTATAATACTTTCTAGTTGCATAGTTGTGGTCTCTAAATGTTGACTACGTATATCTACCTTGTTTGTAGCCCCACTTTGATGGAATATTTTAAAATATCTAAATGAATTCAACCTTAAAATAGACTATTCATTTTCTTTATGAAATTGCCCATACTACTTTTCTTTATTTACAAAAATGTTGACTAAAATGACTCTTACATGAGATGATAGGCATACATTACAAGCTAAGAGTGAATTTACAACTTctactattaattttttttaaactctTATTTTAATGACTCTTACACCTAATTCATAAGGTAAGTGAATTATGAATGGAATGATTAGAAATAATATAAGAGATGATTATGAGCGACATTAATTATTTATATGATTTATATGATTAGTTGATAGGAAACATTTAAACAAAAGTAACAAATATAAATATCGAAATTGTATTTTCATATAAAAAATACCATCTCAAATTTACAATCTCTTTTTAGAATAAAAAGATTTGATCGAAAAATACATTCAAACTATTACATGACACTAATTTTTCTATTAACttgcatatataaaaatataaattcaacCAAATTTGTATATTTTCATATAAAAATATCATCTCAAATCTATACATATCAAAACATACATTCAAATCATATATCTACAAGTGGCACTAATTTTTCTATTActttacatataaaaatatataaattcaaccaAATCTTTATCTTTTTATGTAAAGAATACCATCTCAAATGGATACGTTTCTCATTTTAGCAATGAATGTTTGCTTATAGAATTTATTCAAACCTTTATATCTATAGGTGGCACTTATTTTTCTATTACATTAGATATACTAATATATAAATTCAATCAAATATTTATATTTCCACATTAAAAAAAACTATCTCAAATATTTATATCTTAAGATCTCAAATGGACAAATACCTACCGATTAGGATAAAGGTTGATTAAAATAAAAATACACTCAAACCATCTGCCTGCATGTGGGACTAATTTTGCCATAAACTTGATATAAAGTTCAACCAAATCTGGTAACATGCTCCCACTTGATTTTATCTTACATTTTTTATTCTATTCCGTATTGTCTTGAAAATGACATCACTTCCTTGATTTGGATGTTATAATTTTAAAATCATAGAACTCGACAGATGCCTTCAAATGGTTTTGTTGGTGAGCCTGTGAATAGTGTTTAGAATAATAAAAGTACAGTGGGAGATAGACTAGCATAGGCCCCACTGTTTTAAAAGCCCAATTTATTTTGCTCACTGTAACGTTGACCCACCCATGTTGCAGGAGGCAAGATAGGTTGATAACAGTGCAACGTGCAATCAATCATCTTATAATATTCCTTCGTATGTTATACCAGATTCCCAGATTTCTAATAATATAATGCCATTTGGATGCAATCTAAGTTATTTATAGGTTACTTGATCTTGTGGAGGTcattaaaaatatttcattcatttattttaatttgttaattaCAATCACAGTCAAAAAGATAGACATTAGCCCAATGCTTGATGGTAGAATTCAAAATTCATGTGGATTTACAGTTTTGATCTTTTGGGAAGAAAGAAACTTCTGTCACTACTACTTACAATTCTGCCCCCATTACAGACCGGTTCAGTAATATCAATCTGGTTTCAATGTCTGCATGGGAAAGAGCAAGAACAGAGAAGAGACCCATTATAAGTACTTGTGGATGAGGAGTTTCAGTGAATTACAATTCCCAAACACCAAGATTGGATCTTTTTCTTACAGTGGTTTTTTTTTTCTCTAGATATTCCAGGAAGGTCTCATTCTCTTTGTGGAAATGATGGATGGAACTATGAATGTATCgtctcctttgttgaaattggtgaAGACTGGTTTCTGCTTTGGTTTTGTCATGATGTTGGAATAAGAGAAGGTGAATGTTTGGCCTTGTAAAGGTGAAGGAGTGTTTGGTACTTCTGCAAGAGAATCCCCATAAAAAGCTTCTGCTGGCAAACTCAGACCCAGATCTGCTGCCCAGTCTGCAGCCAATGCCTTTCCTATATCCTCGGCCTGTATATAACACAACACCATTTCAGTCGCAGAAAAACAGTTTCTTGCTTCACGTGGTTATGTAAAATTTCATAAACAAGTTGTTCATCCATTAAATACAGATTTGGGTTTTGGAGAAAGTCTTGTTTTCATccataaattacataaattttctGAATTCAGTCTAAACTTCTCTGATCTACTGCTAAATACCAAACTGTTCACTAATCAACGTAAACTATTACTCATTTCATCCTGCTTCTGATGGATCATGCAGTATGAGCTGGAAAGTTCATGAGAAAAATTTACAGTTTAATCCAGAAAACTACTATTGATCTTCATGGACTGGACTGTAACTACATGACTTTGAATGGTAAACTTTTTAACAAAAATATAACAAACCATTAATTTGTaaatgaagtataaaaagatttAACTGTTAAATCAGTAGAATCCTAATTGATAATAaatgtatataaatttatttattttaaattatgaaTGATTTTACCTCATTTACAAAATCATTTTGGTAGCCCAGAATTGAAAGGTATGTTTTACATCCATTCAATTTCACTTGCTCACATAAATTTTTGAATTACACTCTGATCCATTATCAGAatattgaaagaatttttttttgaattacacCCTCCATCCATTATGAGACAATGAAACATTGTGAGGTGAAGTTAAATGGTGGAACAGATACAGTTTTCTAATAGGTCATCTGTAACTACtattttgtttttaataaataaatgtcTGTAAATGATCAACTTAAACAATCACTCTTCATAACAGGTGAACTGGGACCAGACAACTCTCCACAGCTGAGCATAACAAGGACATGCTTTCCTAGTATTCTTATTTTCATTATTCTCTCTGATCTTAATATTCTTTTCCATATTCAGAGTTTCAGTACACCCCCATCAATTGTCTGATGTAACAAAATAAGAAAAAGATaagggaaaaagataaagaagTTATGAATACCAGAAGCTTGATTGTCTGAACTTACAATAGAAAGGGAAGCAGGAAAAAACCTAAGAAAAGCACTCCAGAGAATAATGAACATATGAATACTAATAAGATGAGAAAGGTATATTTAAAAACTTCTAAAATGAGAAGAAAAAAAGAGTTTGGATCAATAAACAATTTATCTTAATTCTTTTGACACTTCCAATAGAGATGTTTGGTATAGGGATGACCTTATGTGAATTTTCCATGGCAAACCAGTCCAGAGGTTCAGGTGAAGAAGTGAGGAATTCCTCCACCTCATTCAGAAACTGTGAAATATCACCATTGCCAGTGCCGGCCCCTGCTTCTGAACATACTGGAGAAAAAACTGGCAGATCGGTCAGTGGATTGGTCTTCAGTTTCTTGTTCATCTCATTTCCATTTTTCTTCAAGCCCTCCTCCTTCTCCTCGATATTAGAACAAGCAGAACTCAGAGTTGAAGGCGATGCATCCACAGGCAATGGGTGCAGAGAAACTTTGAGGCCAGGAACCAAAAACCTGGTATGCTTGCCAGTCAAATCATTCGCAGAATGAACAGAGAAGTCGCAGTCCCTGCACAGGAGCGCACGATCCTCTCGGCAGAAGAAAAATGCCCTCTTTTCCTACAAATC contains:
- the LOC131031077 gene encoding B-box zinc finger protein 24 — protein: MKIECDVCQTVEASVFCCADEAALCVICDSKVHAANKLASKHPRLSLLHSEKDFPRCDICQEKRAFFFCREDRALLCRDCDFSVHSANDLTGKHTRFLVPGLKVSLHPLPVDASPSTLSSACSNIEEKEEGLKKNGNEMNKKLKTNPLTDLPVFSPVCSEAGAGTGNGDISQFLNEVEEFLTSSPEPLDWFAMENSHKAEDIGKALAADWAADLGLSLPAEAFYGDSLAEVPNTPSPLQGQTFTFSYSNIMTKPKQKPVFTNFNKGDDTFIVPSIISTKRMRPSWNI